A DNA window from Leptolyngbya sp. KIOST-1 contains the following coding sequences:
- a CDS encoding ATP-binding protein: protein MLPTVFDTCVPRDEIRSGDLSLDLFAAKLRPVVEGKAPQIYQKPAVFLANTFPTDGLKTLITEVFGRLTERLIGSPVIRLETSFGGGKTHDEIALWHMAKQGRQIDGLNRFVDDISLIPDRPIQVAAVDGRDLDPEAGVYHPETGITTYTLWGEIAYQIGGIDGYQLLRGADENRISPGTSVIDRLIGQEPTLIILDEIARHLRAAKAKTVGQSTLADQVVAFLFSLMDQAASCNNLVFVYSLASESDTFAKETAEIQQELIRASARQERVLSPSTDIEVYNIVRQRLFASISAEAAEKAAEDYLQAFRASRANLPDGCKDATYARAIANSYPFHPELFNLLTKKIASIPEFQRTRGALRLFARVVRYLWQHPEQRLPMIHPHHLPVGLEEEITSDLTSRLQRPLMRLPIAADIYNPNGREAHAQLQDQEWITAGKPPFSTWVGRTVFLHSLTQGISSGIRRAELNLSLLTPGVDISFVDRALERLSGVAWYLDVDPITSVARFKEEPSINKIIAEEKEQVGITEAKEELRTRRDTIFATKFFQLVAGPEGAHDVDDDPSTIALCIIDFNEAKISSSTDGPPALIEQIFNNTGESGKFRTFRNRLLFLLANDQELDRAIDITREFKAVRAILRSQNRMDDLSQSQQDQIKQKEGELDLAVRVALTNAYRHLFYPANDPVKAPKGLMHYPLPAQDASTVKGNRNQQDVVLKALKDCGKVRGEDAAPYAPAYLLQKVWPTGLDHWTTRQLREQFAKDLALNMLLDAEVAKLRETIRKGLSEGQWDLKVGEQLYIKTDGAAVGMPTTIEFSERAELYRRGLLKPPEPKVVELSAQLLAGGGDERTVQVRWRAKEALKVSLYQDGSLVGDQFLPSDEYQGQIAKTTQFRVVADYGTGEIGEAVQTVMLYPAGGTKPPNGGEGGGGYGTLPLLEKPTEKDLEGSPNKIFNDLADWLRDYQPQAIAALDFSVSDVTDYRKMGTTLPLLARYPVEIQQFVTVQTGQQFVRLEYQGDVRGFQSFFSTLNGMLNLPETQASLTLTVRLKLDAPMAPEGSEIQGLQQALTRNPVERMNLRVRVEY, encoded by the coding sequence ATGCTGCCAACTGTCTTTGATACCTGTGTCCCCAGGGATGAGATTCGCTCTGGTGACCTCTCCCTCGACTTGTTCGCAGCCAAGCTTCGGCCTGTGGTGGAGGGCAAGGCTCCCCAGATCTATCAAAAACCTGCGGTTTTTCTAGCCAACACCTTTCCAACCGATGGCCTGAAAACTCTGATTACCGAGGTCTTTGGACGGCTGACCGAGCGGTTGATTGGATCTCCAGTGATTCGGCTAGAGACCAGCTTCGGAGGCGGCAAAACCCACGACGAGATTGCCCTGTGGCATATGGCTAAGCAGGGGCGGCAGATCGATGGGCTCAACCGCTTTGTGGACGATATTTCGCTGATTCCAGATCGCCCCATTCAGGTGGCGGCGGTGGATGGACGGGATTTAGACCCAGAGGCGGGGGTGTATCACCCCGAAACGGGGATCACCACCTACACCCTGTGGGGCGAAATTGCCTACCAGATCGGTGGCATAGACGGATACCAGCTGCTGCGGGGGGCAGACGAAAACCGCATTAGCCCTGGCACCTCGGTAATCGATCGCCTGATTGGCCAAGAACCGACGCTGATTATTCTCGATGAGATTGCTCGTCACCTGCGGGCGGCCAAGGCCAAAACGGTGGGGCAGAGCACCCTGGCCGATCAGGTGGTAGCCTTTTTGTTCTCGCTGATGGATCAAGCGGCCTCCTGCAACAACCTGGTGTTTGTTTATTCCCTGGCCTCAGAGTCCGATACCTTTGCCAAGGAAACAGCCGAAATTCAGCAGGAGCTGATTCGGGCCTCGGCGCGGCAGGAGCGGGTGCTGAGCCCCAGCACCGACATTGAGGTGTACAACATCGTTCGCCAGCGGCTATTTGCCAGCATCAGCGCCGAGGCAGCGGAGAAGGCCGCTGAGGATTACCTCCAAGCCTTTCGGGCTAGCCGGGCAAACCTGCCCGATGGTTGTAAAGATGCCACCTACGCCAGGGCGATCGCCAACAGCTACCCCTTCCACCCCGAGCTGTTTAACCTGCTGACCAAAAAGATTGCCTCCATCCCTGAGTTTCAGCGCACGCGGGGAGCCCTGCGGCTGTTTGCGCGGGTGGTGCGCTACCTGTGGCAGCACCCCGAACAGCGCCTGCCGATGATTCACCCCCACCACCTACCGGTAGGCCTAGAGGAAGAGATCACCAGCGACCTGACCTCGCGGCTCCAGCGGCCCCTGATGCGTCTGCCAATCGCCGCCGATATCTACAACCCCAATGGCCGTGAAGCCCACGCCCAACTGCAAGACCAGGAGTGGATTACCGCTGGCAAGCCGCCTTTTTCCACCTGGGTAGGCCGCACGGTGTTCCTGCACTCCCTCACCCAGGGCATCTCCTCGGGCATTCGCCGCGCCGAGCTAAACCTGTCGCTGCTGACTCCAGGTGTGGATATCAGCTTTGTAGACCGCGCCCTAGAACGGCTGAGCGGTGTGGCCTGGTATCTGGATGTGGACCCCATCACCTCCGTGGCCCGGTTCAAGGAAGAACCCTCGATCAACAAGATCATTGCCGAGGAGAAAGAGCAGGTCGGCATCACCGAGGCGAAGGAGGAACTCCGCACCCGGCGCGATACCATCTTTGCCACCAAGTTCTTTCAGTTGGTGGCTGGCCCCGAGGGTGCCCACGATGTGGACGATGACCCCAGTACCATTGCCCTGTGCATCATCGACTTTAACGAGGCGAAGATTAGCAGCTCCACCGACGGCCCGCCCGCGCTGATCGAGCAGATTTTTAACAACACGGGCGAGTCGGGTAAGTTTCGCACCTTCCGCAATCGGCTGCTGTTTTTGCTGGCCAACGACCAGGAGCTAGATCGGGCGATTGACATCACCCGCGAGTTTAAGGCGGTGCGGGCTATCCTGCGCAGTCAGAACCGCATGGACGACCTCTCCCAGAGTCAGCAGGACCAGATCAAGCAAAAGGAAGGGGAGTTGGATTTGGCGGTGCGGGTGGCTTTGACCAACGCCTACCGCCACCTGTTCTACCCGGCTAATGACCCCGTGAAAGCGCCCAAGGGATTGATGCATTACCCTTTGCCCGCCCAGGATGCCAGCACCGTGAAGGGCAACCGCAACCAACAGGATGTGGTGCTGAAGGCGCTGAAGGACTGCGGCAAGGTGCGGGGCGAAGATGCCGCCCCCTATGCTCCTGCCTACCTACTGCAAAAGGTGTGGCCCACGGGGCTCGACCACTGGACGACGCGCCAACTGCGAGAACAGTTTGCTAAGGACTTGGCTCTGAACATGCTGCTCGATGCGGAGGTGGCTAAGCTTCGGGAGACGATCCGCAAAGGGCTGAGCGAAGGCCAGTGGGATCTCAAGGTGGGAGAGCAGCTCTACATCAAAACCGATGGGGCTGCGGTGGGAATGCCCACCACGATTGAGTTTTCTGAGCGGGCAGAGCTTTACCGGCGGGGGCTGCTGAAGCCGCCTGAGCCGAAGGTGGTGGAGTTGAGTGCTCAGCTGTTGGCCGGGGGCGGCGACGAGCGGACGGTGCAGGTGCGCTGGCGGGCCAAGGAGGCGCTGAAGGTCAGCCTGTACCAGGATGGTAGCCTGGTGGGCGACCAGTTTTTGCCTTCGGATGAGTACCAGGGGCAGATTGCCAAGACGACCCAGTTTAGGGTGGTGGCGGACTACGGCACGGGGGAAATCGGTGAGGCGGTGCAGACCGTAATGCTGTACCCGGCGGGGGGCACCAAGCCACCCAATGGCGGCGAAGGGGGTGGGGGGTATGGAACTCTACCGTTGTTAGAGAAGCCCACTGAAAAAGACTTAGAGGGCAGCCCCAACAAAATATTCAACGATTTGGCGGATTGGTTGAGGGATTATCAGCCGCAGGCGATCGCCGCCCTAGACTTCTCAGTGAGCGACGTGACGGACTACCGCAAGATGGGCACGACTCTGCCCCTGCTGGCTCGCTACCCAGTTGAAATCCAGCAGTTTGTGACGGTGCAAACCGGGCAGCAGTTTGTGCGGCTAGAGTACCAGGGAGATGTGCGCGGGTTCCAGAGCTTTTTTAGCACGCTGAATGGCATGCTGAACCTGCCGGAGACCCAGGCTAGCCTGACGCTAACCGTGAGACTCAAGCTAGATGCCCCTATGGCTCCAGAGGGGTCGGAGATCCAGGGGCTTCAGCAGGCACTAACCCGTAACCCAGTTGAGCGGATGAATCTGAGAGTCAGAGTAGAATACTAG
- a CDS encoding type I restriction endonuclease, giving the protein MSGLNEADTCRKYVLPRLSDWEREPHQIAEQYPIDAGRILTTGTRTRRRRQKFADYLLCYNRDTPLAVVEAKRKNKSPQDGLQQAKAYAELLDLKFAYSTKINVPKVFRSMRSG; this is encoded by the coding sequence ATGTCGGGTCTCAACGAGGCTGATACCTGTAGAAAGTACGTCTTGCCCCGCCTCAGCGATTGGGAGCGAGAGCCCCACCAGATTGCAGAGCAGTACCCCATTGATGCGGGCCGCATCTTAACTACAGGCACCCGTACCCGCCGTCGCCGCCAAAAGTTTGCCGATTATTTGCTTTGCTACAACCGCGACACTCCTCTGGCTGTGGTTGAGGCCAAACGAAAAAACAAGTCGCCCCAAGACGGTTTGCAACAAGCCAAAGCCTACGCAGAGCTGCTAGACCTCAAGTTTGCCTACTCGACCAAGATCAATGTTCCCAAAGTCTTTCGCTCGATGCGGTCGGGCTGA